A window of Thermoanaerobaculia bacterium contains these coding sequences:
- a CDS encoding M28 family peptidase — translation MTRETSRRAVRRFFGGVGAAALVAVVAIARGRPPRPLGEGAPPAEFSAGRARRILETLAGDGRPHPEGSPEAAAVRDRVAAAFRALGDVPEIRRGFACGRNGVCGAVENVVVRRAGTQRRKAVLLSAHYDSVAAGPGASDDAMGVAAVLEIARALRRAPLRRPVVFLVDDGEEQGLLGAEAFASEEGGGGVIADVNIEARGTGGTSYLFETSEGNLWLARLFGRLPHPATSSLFYAVYRTLPNDTDLTVFRAHAMAGVNFACVEGVARYHTPRDDVAHASLSTLQHQGENALAIARALDRAPEKPPRGDAVWFDLFGAAIVRWPAEATLPAAGAAMILLVVGIAGRLRRRSVSFGRVLLGAAAFPAAILAGAAGAAAVTAALRAANAVPAGWIAHPATAAAAFWLAALLGSGAAAAALGRRAGPGGLRAGIAVCWGAAAVFIAWREPAASFPFLVPAVIGALLLLPPRSTGTGETALLAAGGFFLLPLAWVLLEVLGFRGARIIGAILGLAVTLFAARLVELPVRFRRRLAAVFAGALLLSLAAAFVPAPLSFDVPQRATIVALEDAGSGSARWIVETDADRLPRGLRAAAPFRPEAVYPWAPKEKVFAAKAPTPALPAPELRIESDVTAGGARRILGRLVSPRGAGIVRIAFAPGTALRAIAIGGVATPPLSPAALARGGGWRSYACVTVPPEGIPVEISAAPGPISFVLSDRSPGLPASAAPLAARRGPFAVSSQSGDGTIVMKTFTL, via the coding sequence GTGACTCGCGAAACATCGCGGCGCGCGGTGCGGCGGTTCTTCGGAGGCGTCGGCGCGGCGGCGCTCGTGGCCGTGGTGGCGATCGCGCGGGGGCGTCCGCCTCGGCCCCTGGGCGAGGGGGCGCCGCCGGCCGAGTTCTCCGCGGGCCGCGCCCGGCGCATCCTCGAGACCCTCGCCGGGGACGGACGTCCGCATCCCGAAGGGAGTCCGGAGGCCGCGGCCGTCCGCGACCGGGTCGCGGCGGCGTTCCGCGCGCTCGGGGACGTCCCGGAGATCCGGCGCGGCTTCGCCTGCGGCCGCAACGGCGTGTGCGGGGCCGTCGAGAACGTCGTCGTGCGACGCGCGGGAACCCAGCGGCGGAAAGCCGTCCTTCTCTCGGCGCACTACGACTCCGTCGCGGCGGGTCCGGGCGCGTCCGACGACGCGATGGGAGTCGCGGCCGTCCTCGAAATCGCGCGCGCGCTCCGGCGCGCCCCGCTCCGGCGGCCGGTCGTCTTCCTCGTCGACGACGGAGAGGAACAGGGGCTCCTCGGCGCCGAGGCGTTCGCCTCCGAAGAAGGAGGCGGCGGCGTCATCGCGGACGTGAACATCGAGGCGCGGGGCACCGGAGGGACGAGCTACCTCTTCGAGACCAGCGAGGGAAACCTCTGGCTCGCCCGGCTGTTCGGCCGCCTGCCGCATCCGGCCACGAGCTCGCTCTTCTACGCGGTCTACCGGACGCTTCCCAACGACACGGACCTGACGGTCTTCCGCGCGCACGCAATGGCGGGGGTCAATTTCGCGTGCGTCGAAGGCGTCGCCCGATACCACACGCCGCGCGACGACGTCGCGCACGCGTCGCTTTCGACCCTCCAGCACCAGGGGGAGAACGCCCTCGCGATCGCGCGCGCCCTCGACCGCGCTCCGGAGAAACCGCCGCGCGGCGACGCGGTCTGGTTCGACCTCTTCGGCGCAGCGATCGTCCGATGGCCCGCGGAGGCCACGCTCCCGGCGGCCGGCGCGGCGATGATCCTCCTCGTCGTCGGAATCGCCGGACGGCTCCGCCGCAGAAGCGTTTCCTTCGGGCGCGTCCTCCTCGGAGCGGCGGCATTTCCCGCCGCGATTCTCGCCGGCGCCGCCGGAGCCGCTGCCGTGACCGCCGCCCTCCGCGCGGCGAACGCCGTCCCGGCGGGCTGGATCGCCCATCCCGCGACCGCGGCGGCCGCCTTCTGGCTCGCCGCTCTCCTCGGTTCCGGCGCCGCGGCGGCGGCGCTCGGACGGCGGGCCGGCCCCGGCGGGCTCCGCGCGGGGATCGCCGTTTGCTGGGGGGCGGCCGCCGTGTTCATCGCCTGGCGCGAACCCGCGGCGAGCTTTCCCTTCCTCGTACCGGCCGTGATCGGCGCCCTCCTCCTCCTGCCGCCGCGGTCGACGGGCACCGGCGAAACGGCGCTCCTGGCCGCGGGAGGATTCTTCCTTCTTCCGCTCGCCTGGGTGCTCCTCGAGGTGCTCGGGTTCCGAGGCGCGAGGATCATCGGGGCGATCCTCGGACTCGCCGTGACGCTCTTCGCGGCGCGGCTGGTCGAGCTCCCCGTCCGGTTCCGCCGCCGCCTCGCGGCCGTGTTCGCCGGCGCCTTGCTGCTCTCTCTCGCCGCCGCTTTCGTTCCGGCGCCCCTCTCGTTCGACGTCCCGCAGCGCGCGACGATCGTCGCGCTCGAGGACGCCGGCTCCGGCTCGGCGCGGTGGATCGTCGAGACCGACGCGGACCGGCTCCCGCGCGGGCTGCGCGCGGCCGCGCCGTTCCGCCCGGAGGCGGTCTATCCCTGGGCACCGAAGGAAAAGGTCTTCGCCGCGAAAGCGCCGACGCCCGCGCTCCCGGCCCCCGAGCTCCGCATCGAGAGCGACGTGACGGCCGGCGGCGCTCGCCGGATCCTGGGCCGCCTCGTCTCCCCGCGGGGCGCCGGCATCGTGCGGATCGCGTTCGCGCCGGGGACGGCGCTCCGCGCGATCGCGATCGGCGGCGTCGCGACCCCTCCCCTCTCCCCCGCCGCGCTCGCGCGGGGCGGCGGATGGAGAAGCTACGCCTGCGTGACCGTTCCGCCGGAAGGAATTCCGGTCGAGATCTCGGCCGCGCCCGGGCCGATCTCGTTCGTTCTCTCCGATCGGTCGCCGGGGCTTCCCGCGTCGGCGGCTCCCCTCGCCGCCCGCCGCGGCCCGTTCGCGGTGTCGAGTCAGTCGGGGGACGGGACGAT
- a CDS encoding PH domain-containing protein — protein sequence MKYAEKQLAPGETILYRARYHWIFYGRAIAALLLSIAASGLALGLEARGAGRTASNAAMYAAAALLLLALVLFAIRGIRARTDEFVVTDRRILHKIGVFAHETRQCPLERIQDITVDQSFWGRLLGYGDLAIETASESGQIRFPTIEHPEALRTAIWTHVGPGGVTIPSAASAASAAPAAAPAGTATAADRLAALNDLKNRGLITPEEFEQKRREAVREL from the coding sequence ATGAAATACGCCGAAAAGCAGCTGGCGCCGGGAGAGACGATCCTCTATCGCGCCCGCTATCACTGGATCTTCTATGGCCGGGCGATCGCCGCGCTGCTCCTGTCGATCGCCGCTTCGGGATTGGCGCTCGGGCTCGAAGCCAGAGGCGCGGGGCGGACCGCGTCGAACGCCGCGATGTACGCGGCCGCGGCGCTGCTCCTCCTGGCTCTCGTCCTGTTCGCGATCCGAGGGATCCGCGCGCGGACGGACGAGTTCGTCGTGACCGACCGGCGGATCCTCCACAAGATCGGCGTCTTCGCCCACGAGACCCGGCAATGCCCGCTCGAGCGCATCCAGGACATCACGGTCGACCAGTCGTTCTGGGGACGGCTCCTCGGATACGGCGATCTCGCGATCGAGACCGCCTCGGAGAGCGGACAGATCCGGTTCCCCACGATCGAGCACCCGGAAGCCCTCCGCACGGCGATCTGGACGCACGTGGGACCGGGCGGCGTCACGATCCCCTCGGCGGCTTCGGCGGCTTCGGCGGCGCCGGCCGCGGCGCCAGCGGGCACCGCAACCGCCGCCGACCGGCTGGCGGCTTTGAACGACCTGAAGAACCGGGGCCTGATCACGCCGGAAGAATTCGAGCAGAAGCGCCGGGAGGCCGTGCGTGAGCTGTGA
- a CDS encoding SDR family oxidoreductase, whose product MAERSQVFFITGCSSGIGRATAIAAAEAGHRVFATARRPESIADLGRGIETLALDVTDSRAIHRAVSDAIARAGRIDVLVNNAGFGQMGTVEDIAVARWRAEFDVNVFGTIEVTQAVLPHMRARRSGRVVNIGSIAGRIAYPFGAAYCASKYALEAISDALRLEVERFGIRVVLVEPGPIRTRFGERVEHEVEPIAADTESPYHSWYVKAFERFRRETRIGSLPPEAVARVVLKAAGRRRPRARYLVTWPAKLFAFAKRIVPDAVMDAGMRSKFR is encoded by the coding sequence ATGGCCGAACGCTCCCAGGTCTTCTTCATCACCGGGTGCTCCTCCGGCATCGGGCGGGCGACCGCGATCGCGGCGGCGGAAGCGGGGCATCGCGTCTTCGCGACCGCGCGCCGGCCCGAGTCGATCGCCGATCTCGGGCGCGGCATCGAGACGCTCGCGCTCGACGTGACCGACTCCCGCGCGATCCACCGCGCCGTCTCCGACGCGATCGCGCGCGCGGGCCGGATCGACGTGCTCGTCAACAATGCCGGCTTCGGGCAGATGGGCACGGTCGAGGACATCGCGGTCGCCCGGTGGCGCGCGGAATTCGACGTCAACGTCTTCGGCACGATCGAGGTCACGCAGGCCGTCCTGCCGCACATGCGCGCGCGCCGGTCGGGGCGCGTCGTCAACATCGGCTCGATCGCCGGCCGCATCGCCTACCCGTTCGGCGCCGCGTATTGCGCCTCGAAATACGCCCTCGAGGCGATCAGCGATGCGCTCCGGCTCGAGGTCGAGCGGTTCGGGATCCGCGTCGTGCTGGTCGAGCCGGGGCCGATCCGCACGCGATTCGGCGAGCGCGTCGAGCACGAGGTGGAACCCATCGCCGCCGACACGGAATCGCCCTACCACTCCTGGTACGTGAAAGCCTTCGAGCGCTTCCGGCGCGAGACCCGGATCGGCTCGCTTCCCCCGGAGGCCGTCGCGCGCGTGGTCCTGAAAGCCGCGGGCCGGCGGCGGCCGCGGGCCCGGTACCTCGTCACGTGGCCGGCGAAGCTCTTCGCGTTCGCCAAGAGGATCGTCCCCGACGCCGTGATGGACGCCGGGATGCGGTCGAAGTTCCGCTGA
- a CDS encoding sigma-70 family RNA polymerase sigma factor, translating into MKIVSPEENEPVDENRVLERVLAGDADAYGHFVRTYQRRVYGMALRMLRDAGEAECVAQDAFVKAYRSLADFRGGSSFETWILRIAVNACRDRLKRKRLVLYFHQRRADDGGEDGPVEAAPSPDPSPDRLLESKEIKARLREAIDSLSPRQRIVFALKHLEERSIPEIADLLGLDSGTVKSHLFRAAQKVRARLGDFRRAP; encoded by the coding sequence GTGAAGATCGTCTCACCCGAGGAAAACGAGCCCGTCGACGAGAACCGGGTCCTCGAACGGGTCCTCGCGGGCGACGCCGACGCCTACGGCCATTTCGTCCGGACCTACCAGCGCCGCGTCTACGGCATGGCCCTCCGAATGCTGCGCGACGCCGGCGAGGCGGAATGCGTCGCACAGGACGCCTTCGTGAAGGCGTACCGGAGCCTCGCCGATTTCCGGGGCGGATCGAGCTTCGAGACGTGGATCCTCCGGATCGCCGTCAACGCCTGCCGCGACCGGTTGAAGCGCAAGCGCCTCGTGCTCTATTTCCACCAGCGGCGGGCCGACGACGGCGGGGAAGACGGCCCGGTCGAGGCCGCCCCCTCCCCGGATCCCTCGCCGGACCGCCTCCTGGAATCGAAGGAGATCAAGGCGCGCCTCCGGGAGGCGATCGACTCGCTCTCGCCGCGCCAGCGGATCGTCTTCGCGCTCAAGCATCTCGAGGAGCGGTCGATCCCGGAGATCGCCGATCTGCTCGGGCTCGATTCCGGGACGGTCAAGTCGCATCTCTTCCGGGCCGCCCAGAAGGTTCGCGCGCGGCTCGGCGATTTCCGGAGGGCCCCATGA